CACCCTGTTTGAAGTTTTCATGCATCTGGGCACTTTGCTGGCCGTTCTGGTCTTTTTCCGCCGCCGCATCCAGGTCCTGCTGGTCTCACTTTTCAGTTGGAAAAGGACATTGCGGCACGAAGCCCACCGGCGCAACCGCAATGTGATTTTATACCTTGTTTGCGCCTCTCTTGCCACCGGACTTGTCTATCTGCTTTTCGGGGACCTGTTTGAAGCGCTGTATTCCCGGCCCTTGGTGGTGGCGTTCATGCTGCTGGTCACCGGAATTGTCATCTTTGTTTCCGACCGCCTCCGTTCTGGCGACATCCCCGCTTCGAACATGGGCGTTCCGCGCGGAATCTTCATCGGTCTGATCCAGGGAATTGCCATCATTCCAGGGATTTCGCGTTCTGGCGCCACCATCGCGGGTTCCCTGCTGGCTGGCCTCAAGCGCCGTGACGCGGCGGAATTTTCCTTCCTGCTAAGCATTCCGGCCACCCTGGCTGCCAATCTTGTCAATCTCGACCTCTTCAAACAGCTTTCCTGGAAAGTGTTTGCCGCTTACTTCGGAGGTTTTGTGGCCGCTTTCGGGGTGGCTTATCTGGTGATAGGCTTCATGCTGGAACTGATCTCCAGAGCCAAGTTAAAATATTTCGCCTATTATTGCTGGGCGGTCGGCTTGCTCTGCGTCGCGCTGCTCATCTGGAAACCCTGATGCCCCTGGACGCCCTGGAATTTGACAAGGTCAGACTGAGCCTGGGAGACAACTTCCTCCTCACCGGCGGAGACGCGTTCCTGATGGACACGGTAACCGACAGGGTGCGCCTTGAACTGAAGCAAAGAGACAACGTGGACTTGGTGATTGTTTACGGGGACGAGGTTAACAGCGCCCAAATCAACGATTTGCTGGATACCTACTCCATCTTTTCCAGCACCAAGCTGATTCTCTTTCGCAACGCGGATATGATGAAAAAGGCTGAATTGGATTGCCTGGCGGATTATTTCACGAATCCCTCCCCGCAGCAGAGCCTGGTTATCACCGCCGAAAAGACAGACGCCCGCCTTTCCGGCTGGAAAAAGATCAGGCAGGCCTGCCAGATCGTCGCCTGCGATCCTCCCCGCTACAGCGGTATGTTCGCCGCCTGGCTGCACAAGTCTTTGGCACGCATAGGCAAATCCATGTCCGATTCCGCCCGCTCCGCTTTCACGGAAAGGGTGGAGCTGGATTATTCCAGCGCCAACAACGAGCTGCAAAAGCTGTCCCTGCTGGTGGGTGACCGCAAAGTAATCACGGAAGCTGATGTCATGCGGGCCATCGGTTCATCCCGGGTGGGAACCCAGATCGCCTTTGCCAAAGCCCTCGGCAATAGACAGCTCAAGGAAGCTTTGGAGCTGCTGGACCGCCTGTTGGCTTCCGACCAAAAAGCCCTGCAGATCACCAGCCAGATAAACCGGACCTTTCTTACTATCTACCACATCCTGCTGATGAAGGAGGCCCATCTCAGCCCCTCCGAAATCAGCGGAAAGCACCTTATGGATATTTTTGCCGACCAACGCAAGCACTACATGGGTTTCGCGCAGAAATACACGCTTCCCCAGTTGGAAAAAATCCTCGCCATCCTGCTCGATACTGATTCCAATCTCAAATCCACCCACGCCAGCGACGCCGTGCTGCTCACCACCTGCATCCTTAAAATCATAGATACGGTATGAAAAACTTCGGCATATTGCTGCATATCAGTTCCCTGCCTTCGGAATACGGCATCGGCGACCTTGGCCCCGGGTCCTATCAGTTTGCCGACATCCTGGTGGAGCGGGGCATTAAATACTGGCAAATCCTGCCCCTCTATCAAACCGGATACGGCAATTCGCCTTACAATCCCCTCTCCGCTTTCGCCCTCAATCCCTATCTGATCAGCCCTGACCTCCTCTATGAGGACGGCCTGATAGACCTGCCCGACCTCGAAGCCGCCAAATTACCCGTGACAGACCACATTCCCTACAACGCGATCTATCGCCTCAAGGACGTCCTTATCGCCAAAGCCGCGGATAACTATCTTACAGACAGCGAGATATCAGACTTTATTGAAAGCGATGCTTTGTATATGAAGCCCTATCTTGCCTATATCACACTGAGCAATCTCTATGGAGACGACAACTGGCAACTCTTCCGCCCTGAACATCGGCAATACACTCCGGAGCTTTACGACAGCCTGTTCCAGAGCTACGGACGCCAGATGCTGTGCGCCGCCTGCGCCCAGTTGATAGTGAAAGACCAGCTAACCCGCCTCAAGGAATACATCAACAGCCAGGGCCTTCAACTGATTGGCGACATGCCGCTTTACCTTTCCTATCAAAGCTCGGAAGTTTGGGCGAACCAGCATTTGTTCGAACTGGACGCCGCTGGTAACCGTCTTCGTGTCGCCGGGGTGCCGCCGGACGCCTTCAGCGAAACCGGCCAACTTTGGGGAAACCCTCTTTACCGCTGGGACGTGATGCGTGAGGACGGATTTCAGCTTTTCACCCACCGCATCCGCGACGCGCTTGCCCATCTGGACAAGCTCCGCCTCGACCACTTCATCGGCTATGTGAACTACTGGGCCGTTGCTACCAAGTCAGTTGGTGCCGACGGGCAGCCTGAGCTGCCGGAAACAGCCCTGGAAGGCAGTTGGGAAAAGGCGCTGCCGGAGGATTTCTTCCCTCTGCTCCAGTCGCTTTTTCCCATGGACCGCTTCATCGCGGAGGATCTGGGCATCCTCAACGGCGAGGTTTGCGCTTATCGCGACAAATATGGCCTCCCCGGCATGATCGTGCTCCAGTTTTGCTTTGAGGAAAGCGTGCCCCGGGTGCGCGATTTTCCGCCCGAACGCTTTATCTATACCGGCACTCACGACAATCCCACCATCCGCGAATGGTTTGACAGCCTGCCCGGGGATTCACCCAGTCGGGCCAACCTCTTCCAATTCATCAGTGAAAACGCTTCGCTTTTCGCCGGCCTCGGTTTGGAAAATGATTCCGACATCGAGGCTTCCATCCACAAGATAGCCTGCCTCATTGCCGAATTCTCAAGCTGCGCCAACGTCATCATCCCCGTGCAGGACATTCTGGGTCTGGATTCCTCAGCCCGCATGAATGTGCCCGGAACCGCCCTGGGCAACTGGCAGTGGCGTCTCACGGATTTTGAGGATTTGCTGAAAACCCCCTTCCCCTTTGGAAACTAACCCCGCCGGTTCTGCCAGCGCCAGCCTTTCCTCCTTTGCCCTGTCCCATCCACATCCCATTCATTTCCCGTAGAGTTCCCGCCTTCCAAACGGGAAGTCAGCGGGAGGCGAAAAGGAGGCGAATGGAAAGGGGCAAAGGGCGAAACCAAGCTGAATCTATCAAAAAACCTCCTTCAACCCCCAAATCTTCCGGCTTCCTTCCCTGCCGCATCCATTTATAGAGGGTAACAAAGCCGCTCCCGGTCAAGCCAAAAAACGGAGTATTGAAAAAAACCCCTCTCCGCGTGGGAAAGGGGGACTAACAGGCTTGGTTGTTCAGATTATTCTTCGTTGTCTAGGTCTATTCATTCGATGTCTTCATCGGTTTCTTCTTCATCGATGTCTATTTCATTTATGTCTTCTTCGTCTTCATCATCGGCCGGGGACTTGGGCGGGGCGGCTTTTTTCAGTTTTCCCACTTCCACATCCAGCTCTTCGTCGTCCAAGTCGTGCGGGATCAGGGTGATGTCGCTAACCTTGTCGTTGTCGTAGAGGTTGATGAGCCTCACGCCCTGGGTGTTGCGGCTGATGATCTTGATTTCACTGATTTTTTGGCGGATGATCTTGCCTTCCTGGGTGATAATCATCAGGTCATCCAAATCGTCCACGATCATCAGCGCTGCCAGATATCCGTTGCGCTGGCTGGTTTTGAGGGTGATAACGCCCTTGCTTCCGCGACGGGTGGTGGGGTAGGCGGAGGTTAGAGTGCGTTTGCCGTAGCCGTTTTCGCTGATGGCGAGGATGGTTTTTCCGCTGGGGCTGCCGTTTTCGATGATGTCTTCCTGGGAGATGATCCCCATTGAAATCACATAGTCCTCATCGCGGAGGCGTATTCCGCGCACGCCTTTGGTGAAGCGGGCTGTCTGGCGGATGTCCCTTTCGCTGAAGCGGTTGCAATAGCCGTTCCTGGTGGCGAGGATGATGTCGTCGTTTCCTTCGGTGATGCGGGCGTCGATAAGTTCGTCACCCGGCATCAGTCTGATGGCCAGGATCCCGGTGCTGCGGGGACGGCTGAAGTCAGCGAGGGCGGATTTCTTCACAGTGCCATTCCTGGTGCACATCACAATGTTCTGTTCCGAGCTGAATTCCTTGAGGGTGACGAAGGTCTTGATCTTTTCCTTGTCCTCAAACTTCACGAGGTTCACCACCGCCTTGCCCCGGGCTGTCCTGCCCGCTTCCGGTATCTCGTAAACCTTCAGCCAGTAGCACCTGCCGAGGTTCGTGAAAAGCAGGAGGTAGGAATGGGTGGAGGCCACGAAGATATACTGGATGTTGTCCTCGTCCTTCAGGTTGGTTCCCGTGAGGCCGCGTCCTCCGCGCCCCTGCACCCGATAGGTATCCACAGGCAGGCGTTTCACATAGCCGTCGTGGGTGATGGTCACCACCACCAGTTCGTCGGCGACCATGTCCTCGGGATTGAGCAAGCCGATATAGTTTTCCAATATGATGGAACGGCGGGCGTCGCCAAACTTGTCGCGGATTTCCTGGGTTTCCTGTTTGACGAGCTCCATGCGCAGGCTCTTGTTTTCCACGAGGTCACGCAGGCGGGCGATGACTTTGAGCAGCTCGCGATACTCTTCCTCGATCTTTTCCCGCTCCAGCCCGGTGAGACGCTGCAAACGCATTTCCAGGATCGCCTTGGCCTGGATTTCGGAGAGGCCGAATTTCGCCTGCAACTGCTCGTTGGCCTCAGGAGGGGTTTGAGATGCGCGGATGGCGGCAATCACCTCGTCGAGGTTGTCCAGGGCGATTTTGAAGCCTTCCAGGATGTGGAGGCGGTCCTCGGCGTTCTTTAGCTCGAACTTCGTGCGGCGGAGGACCACATCGTGCCTGAACTCGATGAAGTTGTTCAGCATTTCCTTCATGTTCACCACCTGGGGCACTCCGTCTATGAGGCAGAGGTTGATGACGCCGAAGGTTGACTGCAGTTGGGTGTATTTGTAAAGGTGGTTGAGGACCGTGTTGCCGTCGGCGTTCCTCTTCACCTGGATGACGAGCCTCATGCCGTCGCGTCCGGATTCGTCGCGCACATCGCTGATCCCGTCAATGCGCTTGTCCTTCACCAGTTGCACGATCCTGTCGATGAGGGCGGTTTTTGTTATCTGGTAAGGGATGGAGCGGATGATGATGGATTCCTGCTCGTTCTTGGCAGTCTCGATCTCGGCTTCGCCGCGGATGAGGATGCGTCCACGCCCGGTTTCGAAATAATCCTTGATCCCGTCTGAACCCAGGATGAATCCCCCGGTGGGAAAATCTGGGCCTTTGACGTATTTGCGCAGGTCGAGGATTTCCATTTCGGGGTCGTCGATGAGGGTGATCACGGCGTCGCAGACCTCGGCGATGTTGTGGGGCGGCATGTTCGTGGCCATTCCCACCGCGATTCCGGAGGAGCCGTTTATCAGCAGGTTGGGGATGCGGGAGGGGAAAACTTCCGGCTCTTTGCGCGTGTCGTCATAGTTGCCCTTGAAATCCACCGTATCCTTGTCCAACTCTTCCAGCATCTCCATGGTGACTTTCTGCATCCGGGCCTCGGTGTAGCGCATGGCTGCGGGGGGATCGCCGTCGATGGAGCCAAAGTTTCCCTGCCCGTCCACGAGCGGATAGCGCATGTTCCAAGGTTGGGCGAGGCGCACGAGGGTGGGATAAACCACCTGTTCGCCGTGGGGATGGTAGTTTCCGGAGGTATCACCGGCTATTTTGGCGCATTTGCGGAAATGACCGCCGGGCGAGAGGTTCAGCTCGCTCATCGCGTATATTATGCGTCTCTGGGAAGGCTTGAGTCCGTCACGGATGTCAGGCAACGCGCGGGACACGATCACACTCATGGAATAATCCAGATAGGCCTGCCGCAGATGGTCTTCAATCTGTACGTTCAGTATTTTTGTTTTATCGTCCATTCTTCACTCCAGCTTTTTTAGATATCCAGGTTCTGCACGTATTTGGCGTTGGCCTGGATGAATTCGCGGCGGGGCTCGACCTCGTCGCCCATCAGCACCGTGAACATCCTGTCGGCTTCGATGGCGTCGTCCATCTTCACCGAAATCATGATCCGGTTTTCGGGGTCCATGGTGGTTTCCCAAAGCTGGTCCGGGTTCATTTCACCCAAGCCTTTGTAGCGCTGGACCACCACCCCTTTTTCGCCCAGTTCCGCGATCGCGGCGTCGCGCTCTTCCTCTGAAAACACGTATTTCTTCTGCTTGCCCTTGCGCACCAGAAAGAGAGGCGGTTTCGCGATGTAAACGTGACCGTGCTCGATGAGGGGCTTCATATAGCGGTAGAAGAAGGTGAGCAGAAGGGTGCTGATGTGGGCTCCGTCCACGTCCGCGTCTGCCATGATGACGACGCTGCCGTAGCGTATCTTGCTCACGTCGAAATCCTGGCCGACCCCGGCGCCGATGGCCAGGATGATTGGCTGGATTTTGTCGTTGTTCAAAACCTTGTCCACTCGTGCCTTTTCGGTGTTCAGCATCTTGCCCCAGAGCGGCAGGATGGCCTGGAAAGAGCGGTCCCGGCCCTGTTTGGCACTGCCTCCCGCGGAGTCTCCCTCAACCAAGAACAGCTCGGTTTTGGCGGGGTCGGTGATGGTGCAGTCGGCCAGTTTTCCGGGAAGCGAGCCGCTTTCCAGCACGGATTTCCGCCGGGTGAGTTCCCTGGCTTTTCTGGCAGCTTCACGGGAACGGGCGGCGAGGATGCTTTTCAGGGTGATGGTTTTGGCCTCGGCGGGATGTTCCTCGAAATAGGTCATCAGCTTTTCATAGACCACAGAGTTCACGAAGCCGTCCACTTCGGAGTTTTGCAGCTTGGTCTTGGTCTGGCCTTCGAACTGGGGGTTGCTCAGCTTCACGCTGATCACCGTGGTGAGGCCTTCGCGGATGTCCTCTCCGGAGGGCGTAACCTTCTCGTTTTTTAACAGATCGGCGTTCTTGATATAGGTGTTCACGGCGCGGGTGAGGCCGCTTTTGAAGCCGCTGAGGTGCGTTCCGCCCTCGGTGGTGTTGATATTGTTCGCGTAGCTGAAGATGTTTTCCTGGTAGCCTTCGTTGTATTGCATCGCCAGTTCCAGTTCCATTCCCTTACGCTCGGCGCTGATGTAGAAAGGCTTGCTGCCGAGGGGCTTTTTGTTCCTGTTCAGGTGCTCCACGAAACTCTCGATGCCGCCTTCGAAATGGAAGTCGTGTATCCGGTCGCTGCGCTCGTCCTTCAAAATGATGCGCACCCCGCGGTTGAGGTAGGAAAGCTCGCGCAGGCGGGTAGTGAGGTAGTCGAAGCTGAATTCCACCGTCTCAAAGATGGTGGGGTCAGGCTTGAATTTTATCACGGTCCCGGTGCGGTTCGTTTCGCCCAGAACCTTCACTTCGGTGACGACCTGGCCTCTCTCGTAGCGCTGGAAATAGAGCTTTCCGCCTGTGTGGACACGCGCTTCGAGGTATTCGGAAAGCGCCACCACCACGGAAACGCCCACGCCGTGGAGGCCGCCGGAAACCTTGTAAATATTGCTGTCGAATTTGCCTCCGGCGTGCAGGACGGTCATAACCACCTGCAGGGCGGAGATTTTCTCGTCCTTGTGTTCGTCCACCGGGATTCCGCGGCCGTTGTCGTCAACCTCAACCTCGCCCTGGGAGGTGATGGTCACCTTGATCAAATCGCAGTAACCGGCCATAGCCTCGTCTATGGCGTTGTCCACAACCTCATAGACGAGATGGTGAAGGCCGCGCTCGCTGGTGCCGCCGATATACATCGAGGGGCGTTTGCGAACGGCTTCCAGACCTTTCATCACCTTGATGTTACTTGCAGTGTAATTGTTTTCAGGCATAATCTATTGTCTCCTAATATTTAGCACTGTATTCAAACTCTCTTTTGGGTTAATTGGCGCGCCAGATTAGGACGCGCTTCCATATTTGGTTGCCATAAAATCAGATATGGCATTTTTGTCAAGAACAATCCTTCTTTTTTGGGGGTTTTTATCTGCTTAGTTTACAGCATGTTACAAACCGTGTTCGCCAGCAGGGGAACCGACTTGCCCGGCTTCGCATCCTCCCGAGCGAGAAAATCCCTCCCGAAAAGCCCCTTTTTGGGCCGCCTGGCGAATCATAAAGCCAGATACATAAGCCTGGATTCTTTCCCTTGAATGGACAGCGTATTCATGTCAAACATCCATATTGGCGATTTTC
This region of Candidatus Cloacimonadota bacterium genomic DNA includes:
- the holA gene encoding DNA polymerase III subunit delta, translating into MPLDALEFDKVRLSLGDNFLLTGGDAFLMDTVTDRVRLELKQRDNVDLVIVYGDEVNSAQINDLLDTYSIFSSTKLILFRNADMMKKAELDCLADYFTNPSPQQSLVITAEKTDARLSGWKKIRQACQIVACDPPRYSGMFAAWLHKSLARIGKSMSDSARSAFTERVELDYSSANNELQKLSLLVGDRKVITEADVMRAIGSSRVGTQIAFAKALGNRQLKEALELLDRLLASDQKALQITSQINRTFLTIYHILLMKEAHLSPSEISGKHLMDIFADQRKHYMGFAQKYTLPQLEKILAILLDTDSNLKSTHASDAVLLTTCILKIIDTV
- the gyrA gene encoding DNA gyrase subunit A, whose translation is MDDKTKILNVQIEDHLRQAYLDYSMSVIVSRALPDIRDGLKPSQRRIIYAMSELNLSPGGHFRKCAKIAGDTSGNYHPHGEQVVYPTLVRLAQPWNMRYPLVDGQGNFGSIDGDPPAAMRYTEARMQKVTMEMLEELDKDTVDFKGNYDDTRKEPEVFPSRIPNLLINGSSGIAVGMATNMPPHNIAEVCDAVITLIDDPEMEILDLRKYVKGPDFPTGGFILGSDGIKDYFETGRGRILIRGEAEIETAKNEQESIIIRSIPYQITKTALIDRIVQLVKDKRIDGISDVRDESGRDGMRLVIQVKRNADGNTVLNHLYKYTQLQSTFGVINLCLIDGVPQVVNMKEMLNNFIEFRHDVVLRRTKFELKNAEDRLHILEGFKIALDNLDEVIAAIRASQTPPEANEQLQAKFGLSEIQAKAILEMRLQRLTGLEREKIEEEYRELLKVIARLRDLVENKSLRMELVKQETQEIRDKFGDARRSIILENYIGLLNPEDMVADELVVVTITHDGYVKRLPVDTYRVQGRGGRGLTGTNLKDEDNIQYIFVASTHSYLLLFTNLGRCYWLKVYEIPEAGRTARGKAVVNLVKFEDKEKIKTFVTLKEFSSEQNIVMCTRNGTVKKSALADFSRPRSTGILAIRLMPGDELIDARITEGNDDIILATRNGYCNRFSERDIRQTARFTKGVRGIRLRDEDYVISMGIISQEDIIENGSPSGKTILAISENGYGKRTLTSAYPTTRRGSKGVITLKTSQRNGYLAALMIVDDLDDLMIITQEGKIIRQKISEIKIISRNTQGVRLINLYDNDKVSDITLIPHDLDDEELDVEVGKLKKAAPPKSPADDEDEEDINEIDIDEEETDEDIE
- the gyrB gene encoding DNA topoisomerase (ATP-hydrolyzing) subunit B, which translates into the protein MPENNYTASNIKVMKGLEAVRKRPSMYIGGTSERGLHHLVYEVVDNAIDEAMAGYCDLIKVTITSQGEVEVDDNGRGIPVDEHKDEKISALQVVMTVLHAGGKFDSNIYKVSGGLHGVGVSVVVALSEYLEARVHTGGKLYFQRYERGQVVTEVKVLGETNRTGTVIKFKPDPTIFETVEFSFDYLTTRLRELSYLNRGVRIILKDERSDRIHDFHFEGGIESFVEHLNRNKKPLGSKPFYISAERKGMELELAMQYNEGYQENIFSYANNINTTEGGTHLSGFKSGLTRAVNTYIKNADLLKNEKVTPSGEDIREGLTTVISVKLSNPQFEGQTKTKLQNSEVDGFVNSVVYEKLMTYFEEHPAEAKTITLKSILAARSREAARKARELTRRKSVLESGSLPGKLADCTITDPAKTELFLVEGDSAGGSAKQGRDRSFQAILPLWGKMLNTEKARVDKVLNNDKIQPIILAIGAGVGQDFDVSKIRYGSVVIMADADVDGAHISTLLLTFFYRYMKPLIEHGHVYIAKPPLFLVRKGKQKKYVFSEEERDAAIAELGEKGVVVQRYKGLGEMNPDQLWETTMDPENRIMISVKMDDAIEADRMFTVLMGDEVEPRREFIQANAKYVQNLDI
- a CDS encoding undecaprenyl-diphosphate phosphatase, whose protein sequence is MSFISAVLLGILQGLTEFLPVSSSGHLVLAQHFFGVESSGDTLFEVFMHLGTLLAVLVFFRRRIQVLLVSLFSWKRTLRHEAHRRNRNVILYLVCASLATGLVYLLFGDLFEALYSRPLVVAFMLLVTGIVIFVSDRLRSGDIPASNMGVPRGIFIGLIQGIAIIPGISRSGATIAGSLLAGLKRRDAAEFSFLLSIPATLAANLVNLDLFKQLSWKVFAAYFGGFVAAFGVAYLVIGFMLELISRAKLKYFAYYCWAVGLLCVALLIWKP
- the malQ gene encoding 4-alpha-glucanotransferase — encoded protein: MKNFGILLHISSLPSEYGIGDLGPGSYQFADILVERGIKYWQILPLYQTGYGNSPYNPLSAFALNPYLISPDLLYEDGLIDLPDLEAAKLPVTDHIPYNAIYRLKDVLIAKAADNYLTDSEISDFIESDALYMKPYLAYITLSNLYGDDNWQLFRPEHRQYTPELYDSLFQSYGRQMLCAACAQLIVKDQLTRLKEYINSQGLQLIGDMPLYLSYQSSEVWANQHLFELDAAGNRLRVAGVPPDAFSETGQLWGNPLYRWDVMREDGFQLFTHRIRDALAHLDKLRLDHFIGYVNYWAVATKSVGADGQPELPETALEGSWEKALPEDFFPLLQSLFPMDRFIAEDLGILNGEVCAYRDKYGLPGMIVLQFCFEESVPRVRDFPPERFIYTGTHDNPTIREWFDSLPGDSPSRANLFQFISENASLFAGLGLENDSDIEASIHKIACLIAEFSSCANVIIPVQDILGLDSSARMNVPGTALGNWQWRLTDFEDLLKTPFPFGN